TGCACCACGGCGAGCTCGGGCAACGCGAGCCGCTGGCGCAGCGCCTGCACCAGCCGCTCGCACAGATCGAGCGCGTAGCCGATGGGCCGGCCATCGGGCCCGAGGTAGGAGAACGGCACCGAGGCGCTGCGGTGCGCGATCACGATGCGGCCCTCGGCCCGCAGCCGGTCGATCACCGGGCCCGAGGGCAGGGTCTCGGCGCGTGCGCTCAGCGCCACGCCCAGGGCGGCGAACACGCAGGCAATGCCCGCGATACGGATCCAGACACGCAGCGTTTTGACGGCGGACATGGCGGCACCTCCCAGAGGGCCGCACCTTAGGCAGCCTGCGCCGCCAGGTCGCTACCGCATTGGCGGCATTTCAGCCCTTGGTCGCCAGCAGGTCGCTCAGGCGGTTCCAGAAGCTGGCCACCGCGCGCTTGCCCTTGTTCGCGTCGAGCGGCCGGGCGCGGTACAGGCGGATGTCCAACGTGAGCTGCAGGCCGTCGGCCGCGGGCACGAGGCGGCGCGCGGCGAGCTCGTTGCGCACCGCGCTCGAAGGCAGGAAGGCGATGCCGTGGCCTTCGAGCGCCATGGCCTTCAGGCCCTCGGCCATGTCGGTCTCGTACACGCGGTCGAGCTGTGCGGCCAGCGGCGAGTCTTTGAGCAGGTGCTCGACCACGCGGCCCAGGTAGGCGCCCGGCGCATAGCCCAGGTAGGGCTGAGGCAGGCCATTGGCCGGCGGCAGCGCGTACATCGGCGCGCCCTGGGCGTTGGGCTTCACGTAGGGCGCGAGCTGCTCGCTGCCCAGCGGCAGCATCTCGTAGCGCGCGGGGTCGAGCTGGATCGGCTGCGCCGCGTGGTGGTAGGCGATCAGCAGGTCGCAACTGCCTTCCACCAGGCGCATCACGGCGTCGTGCACGTTGAGCGCGATCAGCCGGCTCTTCACGGGGCCGACGGCTTCGCGCAGGCCCGAGAGCCATTGCGGGAAGAAGGTGAAGGCCAGGGTGTGCGGCACGGCGAACTCGATCACGTCCTGCGCGGCCGCGGTGTGCGCGCGCAGCATGAGCCGCGTGCCGTTGAGTGCCTGCAGGATCTCGAGCGCCTGTTCGTGCAGGGTCTGGCCCGCGGGCGTGAGCCGCGTGGGGTAGGACGAGCGGTCCACCAGGTCGGTGCCGGCCCAGGCCTCGAGCGACTGGATGCGGCGCGAGAAGGCCGGCTGGGTCACGTGCCGCAGTTGCGCCGAACGGCTGAAGCTGCGCGTCTCGGCCAGGCTCACGAAGTCTTCAAGCCACTTGGTTTCCATAGGACGCGGATTATGTGTCGGTGCCGCTTTGCTGCAGTGCCCACATGCGCGCGTAGGCGCCGCCCTGCTGCAGCAGCTGCGCGTGCGAGCCGCGCTCGACGATGTGGCCGTGTTCGAGCACCAGGATCTCGTGCGCGTCGACCACGGTGGACAGGCGGTGCGCGATCACCAGCGTGGTCTTGTTGGCGGCCGCGCTGCGCAGCTCGGCCTGGATCGCGCGTTCGTTGGCCGAGTCGAGCGCGCTCGTGGCCTCGTCGAAGATCATCACCGGCGGGTTCTTGAGCAGGGTGCGCGCGATCGCCACGCGCTGCTTCTCGCCGCCCGAGAGCTTGAGGCCGCGCTCGCCGACCAGGGTCTGGTAGCCCTGGGGCAGCCGCTCGATGAAACCGTGGATGTGCGCCGCGCGCGCGGCGGCCACCGCGGCCTCGTGGCCGGCCTCGGGCCGGCCGTAGAGGATGTTGTATTCGATGGTGTCGTTGAACAGCACCGTGTCCTGCGGCACGATGCCGATGGCCGCGCGCACGCTGCCCTGCGTGACCTGCGCGATGTCCTGGCCGTTGATGGTGATGCGGCCGCCCTCGTCATGGTTCGTGACGTCGTAGAAGCGGTAGAGCAGGCGCGCCAGCGTGCTCTTGCCCGAACCCGAGGGCCCCACCACCGCCACCGTCTTGCCCGCGGGAATCTCGAAGTGGATGCCGTGCAGGATCTCGCGCGCGGGCTCGTACGAGAAGCGCACGTTCTCGAAACGGATGGTGGGCGGGCCGTCGAGCGCGAGGGGCAACGCGCCCGGCGCGTCGGCGATCTCGCGGTCTTTCTCGAGCAGCACGAACATCTTGTCGAGGTCGGT
This is a stretch of genomic DNA from Hydrogenophaga crocea. It encodes these proteins:
- a CDS encoding LysR substrate-binding domain-containing protein — its product is METKWLEDFVSLAETRSFSRSAQLRHVTQPAFSRRIQSLEAWAGTDLVDRSSYPTRLTPAGQTLHEQALEILQALNGTRLMLRAHTAAAQDVIEFAVPHTLAFTFFPQWLSGLREAVGPVKSRLIALNVHDAVMRLVEGSCDLLIAYHHAAQPIQLDPARYEMLPLGSEQLAPYVKPNAQGAPMYALPPANGLPQPYLGYAPGAYLGRVVEHLLKDSPLAAQLDRVYETDMAEGLKAMALEGHGIAFLPSSAVRNELAARRLVPAADGLQLTLDIRLYRARPLDANKGKRAVASFWNRLSDLLATKG